A single window of Chloroflexota bacterium DNA harbors:
- the rdgB gene encoding RdgB/HAM1 family non-canonical purine NTP pyrophosphatase, which translates to MVLASGSPHKLAEFRRLFLGSPVRILLAAEVASPPQVEETGATFLQNARLKANAYAQACRAWCLADDSGLAVDALGGAPGLRSARYAGPAASDHARNAKLLAAMADVPDARRTARFRCAVALAAPDGSIAYTAVRSCEGRIAHAPRGDQGFGYDPLFIVGMGDRTMAEMTPDEKNRISHRGQAARAARRFVEGRLATTAPT; encoded by the coding sequence GTGGTGCTCGCCAGCGGCAGTCCGCACAAGCTGGCCGAGTTTCGGCGGTTGTTTCTCGGCTCGCCGGTTCGGATCCTGCTCGCGGCGGAGGTGGCTTCGCCGCCGCAGGTGGAAGAGACCGGCGCCACCTTCCTGCAGAACGCGCGGCTCAAGGCCAACGCATATGCCCAAGCCTGCCGGGCGTGGTGTCTGGCCGATGACTCGGGATTGGCGGTTGACGCGCTGGGTGGCGCGCCGGGCTTGCGGTCGGCGCGCTACGCCGGGCCCGCGGCAAGCGATCACGCGCGCAACGCCAAGCTGCTCGCAGCGATGGCCGATGTACCCGATGCGCGGCGCACCGCGCGGTTTCGATGCGCGGTGGCGCTGGCGGCACCGGACGGATCGATCGCCTACACCGCCGTTCGCAGCTGCGAAGGCCGCATCGCGCATGCGCCGAGAGGCGACCAAGGATTCGGTTACGACCCGCTCTTCATCGTCGGCATGGGGGATCGCACCATGGCCGAGATGACGCCCGACGAGAAAAACCGCATCAGCCATCGCGGGCAGGCGGCCCGCGCGGCGCGACGTTTCGTGGAAGGCCGCCTGGCGACGACGGCGCCCACCTGA
- a CDS encoding SDR family oxidoreductase yields the protein MPPDARAVLLTAAGSLTSQAIGCRLARDGACVAFADADHYAACAAAQAIRADGGEAVGFGMDARDWTSTQSSVQAARDRWGRLDLLVNLVDDLPAAPFLALSEADLAESFDAALVSLMHGVRAATEQMRAAGAGCIVNVFPLGGEDNVLGSATAGAAEMLTRAAGVELALLGIRVAGIAAVSVREDPAAVADAVAFAASSDASYVTGSTLVIAERHTQQWIAR from the coding sequence GTGCCACCCGACGCCCGCGCCGTCCTCCTCACCGCCGCCGGATCCCTCACCTCGCAAGCGATCGGATGTCGCCTGGCGCGAGACGGAGCGTGCGTAGCGTTCGCCGACGCCGACCACTACGCGGCATGCGCGGCCGCGCAGGCCATCCGCGCCGACGGCGGAGAGGCGGTGGGGTTCGGGATGGATGCTCGGGACTGGACGTCGACCCAATCCTCCGTGCAAGCGGCGCGAGATCGTTGGGGGCGGCTGGACCTTTTGGTGAACCTGGTCGACGACCTGCCGGCGGCGCCCTTCCTGGCGCTTTCCGAAGCCGACCTCGCCGAGTCATTCGACGCCGCCCTGGTCAGTCTCATGCACGGCGTGCGGGCGGCCACGGAGCAGATGCGGGCGGCGGGTGCGGGATGCATCGTCAACGTGTTCCCCCTCGGCGGTGAAGACAATGTGCTCGGCAGCGCGACGGCGGGCGCGGCGGAGATGCTCACGCGCGCCGCGGGCGTCGAGCTCGCCCTGCTCGGCATCCGCGTCGCCGGGATCGCCGCCGTGAGCGTTCGCGAGGACCCGGCGGCCGTTGCCGACGCCGTGGCGTTCGCGGCCTCATCCGACGCCAGCTATGTCACCGGGTCAACCCTGGTGATCGCGGAAAGGCACACCCAGCAGTGGATCGCCCGGTAG